The Emcibacteraceae bacterium genome contains a region encoding:
- a CDS encoding S41 family peptidase: protein MKQIFKMTAFAFGLVCVSFIAPSNAAKTDTYNQLNLFATVFENIRRDYVKDVDDEELIEAAINGMLTSLDPHSTYLNSKRFENMNVQMDGEFGGLGIEVTMDKGVILVVSPMDDTPASRAGIKAGDYITKINGEQINGLTLNEAVDKMRGKVGTDIDVTIVRKGEKDLIELTLKRAIIEVQSVRHHIEDEIGYIRISSFTKKTTSGLRDAIKEIKDELGDNLQGIVLDLRNNPGGILDQAVDVSDTFLERGEIVSTRTRNDEKIIRYNAKSGDSIDHKALVVLINGGSASASEIVAGALQDHERAVIVGTQSFGKGSVQTVMPLPTNGAMSMTTAYYFTPSGNSIQGEGITPDVVVEQLRLDKPDELGDQRTEASLRGSLANPNADKNDDADDEQSATTENDENAATDEGSGDEAKQDKKVPQKLTTAQDDYQLNFALNLIRGMSIARNN from the coding sequence ATGAAACAAATATTTAAAATGACTGCATTTGCATTTGGCTTGGTATGTGTGTCATTTATAGCCCCTTCAAATGCCGCCAAAACAGATACTTATAACCAGTTGAATCTATTTGCCACTGTGTTTGAAAATATCCGCCGTGACTATGTCAAAGATGTGGATGACGAAGAGCTTATTGAGGCAGCGATCAATGGTATGCTAACCTCATTGGATCCCCATTCAACATATTTAAATTCCAAACGTTTTGAGAATATGAATGTCCAGATGGATGGTGAATTTGGGGGATTGGGTATTGAAGTTACCATGGACAAAGGCGTTATCCTTGTGGTGTCACCTATGGATGATACACCTGCGTCTCGTGCTGGCATCAAGGCTGGTGACTATATTACCAAAATTAATGGTGAACAGATAAACGGTCTTACCTTAAATGAGGCTGTCGATAAAATGCGCGGCAAAGTCGGCACAGATATCGATGTTACTATTGTCAGAAAAGGTGAGAAGGATTTAATTGAGCTGACCCTCAAGCGGGCCATTATTGAGGTCCAGTCCGTTCGACACCATATTGAAGATGAAATCGGCTATATCAGAATTTCATCCTTCACAAAGAAAACAACCAGTGGTCTGCGTGACGCCATAAAAGAAATCAAAGACGAGCTTGGTGATAATCTGCAAGGAATCGTTCTTGATCTGAGAAACAATCCCGGTGGTATTCTGGATCAGGCTGTAGATGTATCTGACACATTTCTCGAGCGCGGTGAAATTGTCTCAACAAGAACAAGAAATGATGAAAAAATCATCCGCTATAATGCAAAATCCGGTGACAGCATTGATCATAAAGCTTTGGTAGTCCTGATCAATGGTGGCTCTGCATCCGCATCGGAAATTGTCGCAGGCGCCCTTCAGGATCATGAAAGAGCCGTTATTGTTGGAACGCAGTCTTTCGGTAAAGGATCGGTTCAAACTGTTATGCCACTCCCAACCAACGGTGCCATGAGCATGACGACCGCTTATTATTTTACACCTTCCGGAAACTCCATTCAGGGTGAGGGCATTACACCGGACGTTGTGGTTGAACAGCTTCGCCTCGATAAGCCGGATGAACTAGGTGATCAGCGGACAGAAGCCAGCCTTCGTGGAAGTCTGGCAAATCCCAATGCTGATAAAAATGACGATGCAGACGATGAACAGTCGGCAACGACTGAGAATGATGAAAATGCCGCAACTGACGAAGGATCAGGTGATGAAGCCAAGCAAGATAAGAAAGTGCCTCAGAAGCTGACCACCGCTCAGGATGATTATCAGCTTAATTTTGCCTTAAATCTAATTCGTGGCATGTCAATTGCCCGGAATAATTAA
- a CDS encoding divergent polysaccharide deacetylase family protein: MASEPELKTATRQKVLNPLYLAWGLVLLVMALIILWVYFSDEPAADINEMPATISEHAEEENTHIAVATEMPEQTSDAAEADTSPEETVNSQEPAEPVRQDLVNNTPQASSLKVPEQQISVQHQTLIDTQEPLKKAPNVNLLVKGDNGLLPVLGPDGLVAWKEYARPYTGPEDAPRIAILITDIGLNSKSSNAAIDDLPGQIDMAFSPYGRNLQDWMDKARAKGHEGILMLPTEPLNYPDNDPGPHSLLTNLSETDNLKRLDWLLSQVAGYVGVVNHMGSKFTASEEGMMPILNDLNSRGLMFIDSRSTRFSMAARLARQINMPRAMNDRFIDNVISPDEIKRQLAELEKTARTFGTALGLARATPLTIREIAAWAETLDQNGIQLVPITAIANRQPIK; the protein is encoded by the coding sequence ATGGCCAGTGAACCAGAACTAAAAACAGCGACGAGACAGAAGGTCCTTAACCCGCTCTATCTTGCGTGGGGTCTGGTTTTGCTGGTTATGGCCCTTATTATTCTTTGGGTTTATTTTTCTGATGAGCCAGCGGCAGACATTAATGAAATGCCCGCGACGATATCTGAACATGCTGAAGAAGAAAATACACATATCGCCGTCGCAACCGAAATGCCGGAACAAACATCTGATGCTGCAGAAGCTGACACTTCGCCTGAGGAAACGGTAAATAGTCAGGAACCCGCAGAACCTGTCAGACAGGACTTAGTCAATAACACGCCACAAGCCTCCTCATTAAAAGTTCCTGAACAACAGATCAGCGTGCAGCATCAGACATTGATCGATACCCAGGAGCCGTTAAAAAAGGCGCCAAATGTAAATCTTCTTGTTAAAGGTGATAATGGGCTCCTGCCTGTCCTGGGACCGGACGGACTGGTTGCCTGGAAAGAATATGCCAGACCCTATACCGGCCCGGAAGATGCCCCTAGAATTGCCATTCTGATTACGGATATTGGCTTGAATTCAAAAAGCAGTAATGCCGCTATAGATGATTTACCCGGTCAGATTGATATGGCCTTTTCACCTTATGGTCGGAACCTGCAGGACTGGATGGATAAAGCGCGGGCCAAGGGTCATGAAGGCATTCTGATGCTGCCAACGGAGCCTCTCAATTATCCTGATAATGACCCCGGCCCGCACTCACTGTTAACAAATTTAAGCGAAACGGATAATCTGAAACGGCTGGACTGGCTTTTATCTCAGGTGGCTGGTTACGTAGGCGTTGTTAATCATATGGGATCCAAATTCACGGCGTCCGAAGAAGGGATGATGCCAATCCTGAATGACTTGAATAGCCGGGGCCTGATGTTTATTGACAGCCGTTCAACAAGGTTCAGTATGGCCGCACGGCTCGCTCGTCAAATCAATATGCCACGGGCTATGAATGACCGTTTTATTGATAATGTTATTTCACCGGATGAAATTAAACGTCAGTTGGCTGAGCTTGAAAAAACGGCCCGAACTTTTGGAACCGCATTGGGACTGGCCCGTGCAACCCCACTGACAATCAGAGAAATAGCCGCATGGGCAGAAACGCTGGATCAAAATGGCATCCAGCTGGTGCCAATTACGGCAATTGCAAACCGACAACCGATCAAATAA
- a CDS encoding RNA pyrophosphohydrolase, whose protein sequence is MDKKLPYRRCAGIMLLNSEGKVFVAKRIDTDVEAWQMPQGGIDDGEDPLEAAIRELEEETGIKNAEIIAEYGSWLTYDLPDELYGKVWKGRYGGQTMKWYVMRYLGSDDDINIETEKPEFSTWKWAEINSLEDMIVPFKKEIYRILSEEFSYLTE, encoded by the coding sequence ATGGACAAAAAGCTACCTTACCGTCGATGCGCAGGCATCATGCTTCTTAATAGTGAAGGAAAAGTGTTTGTTGCCAAACGCATAGACACAGATGTCGAAGCATGGCAGATGCCCCAGGGTGGAATTGATGATGGTGAAGACCCGTTGGAAGCAGCAATACGCGAACTGGAAGAAGAAACCGGCATTAAAAATGCGGAAATTATTGCTGAATATGGAAGCTGGCTAACCTATGATTTGCCGGATGAGCTTTACGGTAAAGTCTGGAAGGGACGTTATGGCGGACAAACCATGAAATGGTATGTAATGCGTTATCTTGGCAGTGATGATGATATTAATATTGAAACAGAAAAACCTGAATTTTCAACCTGGAAATGGGCAGAAATAAATAGTCTGGAAGATATGATCGTCCCTTTTAAAAAAGAAATATACAGAATACTTTCTGAAGAATTCTCTTATCTTACGGAATAA
- a CDS encoding CehA/McbA family metallohydrolase, with the protein MNKKILFSILFGSLSISSNVYADQWYKGNTHVHTTLSGHADTSPDEVAKWYLDRDYNFLILSEHNHFIDPATINLPENRRKDFILIPGEEVTDDHHVVHSTSMNIEGLVQWNTDRNSTTTEAIQHHVDGTIEKGGTTILNHPNFEYAIDANDIYGVHDLYMFELYNGHNDVHNFGNETHISTEEMWDVLLSKGMRIYGVSSDDAHHFQTLSMNHSNPGRGWVMVSADELSAESMTNAMLKGDFYASSGVYLKSVKSSPDHYSVSVDPEMTAKALTSTILRGNFIKLSQEGYKIDFIGPDGKVLKTTKGLKAEYKVTEPMTYLRAKITYTRPIYEGGYEEYYAWTQPVFNPKP; encoded by the coding sequence ATGAATAAAAAAATATTATTTTCAATTTTATTTGGAAGCTTATCAATATCATCAAACGTTTATGCTGATCAGTGGTATAAAGGCAATACACATGTTCACACGACTTTAAGCGGTCATGCAGATACATCCCCTGATGAGGTGGCAAAATGGTATCTGGACAGGGATTATAATTTTCTGATCCTGAGTGAACATAATCATTTTATTGATCCGGCAACGATTAATCTTCCGGAAAATAGGCGGAAAGATTTCATTTTAATCCCCGGTGAAGAAGTGACGGATGACCATCATGTGGTTCATTCAACATCCATGAATATTGAAGGCTTGGTTCAATGGAATACAGATAGAAATTCGACAACAACGGAAGCGATCCAGCATCATGTCGACGGTACGATTGAAAAAGGCGGGACAACCATTTTGAATCATCCAAACTTTGAATATGCAATTGATGCCAATGATATTTACGGCGTACATGATCTTTATATGTTTGAGCTTTATAATGGTCATAATGATGTTCACAACTTTGGTAATGAAACACATATTTCAACAGAAGAAATGTGGGATGTATTGTTAAGCAAGGGCATGCGTATTTATGGTGTTTCATCAGATGATGCCCATCATTTTCAGACACTTTCAATGAATCATTCAAACCCAGGCAGAGGCTGGGTCATGGTGAGTGCAGATGAATTAAGCGCTGAATCCATGACAAATGCTATGTTAAAGGGTGATTTCTATGCTAGCAGTGGTGTATATCTCAAGTCTGTAAAAAGCAGCCCTGATCATTATTCTGTTTCAGTTGATCCTGAAATGACTGCTAAAGCACTCACATCCACAATCCTGAGAGGAAATTTTATAAAGCTCTCACAGGAAGGGTATAAAATAGACTTTATTGGTCCTGACGGTAAGGTGCTCAAAACAACAAAGGGCCTAAAGGCAGAATATAAAGTCACGGAACCTATGACCTATCTGCGCGCAAAAATTACCTATACGCGTCCTATTTATGAAGGTGGCTATGAAGAATATTATGCCTGGACCCAGCCAGTCTTTAACCCAAAACCTTAA
- a CDS encoding F0F1 ATP synthase subunit epsilon: MADKLHFELVSPARLLKSAEVDMVVVPGTEGDFGVLPLHAPVVSTLRTGIIEVHDAGSVEKLLVVGGFAEVNPAGLTILAETAMPLAEVDKAHYEAELKNFQEDVQDAKDAEAKARAEKARDRVASIIEVLDREAA; the protein is encoded by the coding sequence ATGGCCGATAAACTTCATTTTGAACTGGTTTCTCCCGCCAGATTACTTAAATCAGCGGAAGTTGATATGGTTGTAGTGCCGGGAACTGAAGGTGATTTTGGTGTACTGCCGTTGCATGCACCTGTTGTTTCAACCTTACGTACTGGTATTATTGAAGTTCATGACGCGGGTAGCGTGGAAAAGCTCCTTGTTGTTGGCGGTTTTGCGGAAGTAAATCCTGCCGGTCTGACAATTCTGGCTGAAACGGCTATGCCACTTGCTGAAGTCGATAAAGCTCATTATGAAGCAGAACTTAAAAACTTTCAGGAAGATGTCCAGGATGCTAAAGATGCTGAGGCGAAGGCGCGCGCTGAAAAAGCGCGGGACCGTGTTGCTTCAATTATCGAAGTGCTGGATCGTGAAGCCGCATAG
- the atpD gene encoding F0F1 ATP synthase subunit beta, which produces MTTENKGYVAQVIGAVVDVKFDGDLPAILSALEVDNQGNRLVLEVAQHLGENTVRTIAMDTTDGLVRGMEVKDTGAQISVPVGPKTLGRIMNVIGEPIDERGPIGNTDFAPIHADAPEFIDQSTESEILVTGIKVVDLLAPYAKGGKIGLFGGAGVGKTVLIMELINNIAIGAGGYSVFAGVGERTREGNDLYHEMIESKVIDLEGDGSKVALVYGQMNEPPGARARVALTGLTVAEYFRDVENQDVLFFVDNIFRFTQAGAEVSALLGRIPSAVGYQPTLATDMGTLQERITSTSKGSITSVQAIYVPADDLTDPAPAASFAHLDATTVLNRAISEKGIYPAVDPLDSTSRILTAEIVGEEHYNVAREVQEILQKYKSLQDIIAILGMDELSEDDKLVVSRARKVERFMSQPFHVAEVFTNMPGKFVELEETIRSFKEIINGDHDDLPEAAFLMVGGIDEVVEKAKKMAAAAA; this is translated from the coding sequence ATGACAACAGAAAATAAAGGCTACGTAGCGCAGGTTATCGGTGCGGTTGTTGACGTCAAATTTGACGGTGATCTGCCAGCGATTTTATCGGCTCTTGAGGTTGATAACCAAGGCAACAGACTGGTTCTCGAAGTTGCTCAGCATCTTGGTGAAAATACAGTGCGTACTATTGCGATGGACACAACAGATGGTCTTGTTCGTGGTATGGAAGTAAAAGACACCGGCGCTCAGATTTCTGTGCCCGTGGGTCCAAAAACCCTTGGCCGGATCATGAATGTTATTGGGGAACCGATTGATGAACGCGGCCCAATTGGGAACACTGATTTTGCGCCAATTCATGCGGATGCTCCGGAATTTATTGATCAGTCAACTGAATCAGAAATCCTTGTAACCGGCATTAAAGTTGTTGATTTGCTGGCACCATATGCAAAAGGCGGTAAAATTGGTCTGTTCGGTGGTGCGGGTGTTGGTAAAACAGTGCTTATTATGGAACTGATTAACAATATTGCGATTGGTGCGGGTGGTTATTCTGTGTTTGCCGGTGTTGGTGAACGTACTCGTGAAGGGAATGACCTTTACCATGAAATGATTGAAAGTAAAGTTATCGATCTTGAAGGCGATGGCTCAAAAGTGGCGTTGGTTTACGGTCAAATGAACGAGCCCCCAGGGGCGCGTGCCCGTGTGGCGCTTACTGGTCTGACTGTTGCGGAATATTTCCGTGACGTTGAAAACCAGGACGTGCTTTTCTTCGTTGATAACATCTTCCGCTTTACACAGGCTGGTGCAGAGGTGTCAGCGCTTCTCGGCCGTATTCCTTCTGCTGTGGGATATCAGCCTACTCTGGCGACCGATATGGGTACATTGCAGGAGCGTATTACATCAACAAGTAAAGGTTCGATTACATCTGTGCAGGCGATTTACGTGCCTGCTGACGACTTGACCGACCCTGCCCCTGCGGCTTCATTTGCCCACTTGGATGCGACGACCGTTCTTAACCGTGCGATTTCAGAAAAAGGTATTTATCCTGCTGTGGACCCGCTTGATTCAACATCACGTATTCTGACAGCTGAAATTGTTGGCGAAGAACATTATAATGTTGCCCGTGAGGTACAGGAAATCCTGCAAAAATATAAATCACTTCAGGATATTATCGCAATTCTTGGTATGGACGAACTTTCAGAAGATGACAAGCTTGTGGTATCACGCGCCCGTAAAGTAGAGCGCTTTATGTCACAGCCCTTCCATGTTGCTGAGGTTTTCACCAACATGCCCGGTAAGTTTGTTGAGCTTGAAGAAACAATTCGCAGCTTTAAAGAAATCATCAATGGTGATCATGACGATCTTCCTGAAGCAGCCTTCCTCATGGTTGGCGGTATCGATGAAGTTGTTGAAAAAGCCAAGAAAATGGCAGCAGCTGCTGCATAA
- a CDS encoding F0F1 ATP synthase subunit gamma, translating into MANLKDLRNRIASVTSTQKITKAMKMVSASKLKRAQEAAEAARPYAERMENVLSSLASSMKGQTGGPALLAGTGSDQRHLVVVATSERGLCGGFNTNIVKAAKAKIHSLIRDGKDVTIVTIGKKGRAVLRREFANKMIEHFDLSHVKNLRFDDATPISTWLIEKYEAGEFDVCTLFFAKFVNVLTQEVTPLQLIPASINEESGTDLGGASYEYEPDEKDILEELLPRNIAVQLFRALLENAASEQGSRMTAMDNATRNAGEMIDSLRTTYNRSRQAVITNELIEIISGAEAL; encoded by the coding sequence ATGGCTAACCTCAAAGACCTCAGAAACCGAATTGCAAGTGTGACTTCCACTCAGAAGATCACCAAAGCGATGAAAATGGTTTCTGCATCAAAGCTTAAAAGAGCTCAGGAAGCGGCGGAAGCGGCGCGACCATATGCCGAGCGTATGGAAAATGTGCTTTCATCGCTGGCTTCAAGCATGAAGGGCCAGACAGGCGGTCCTGCACTTCTTGCTGGCACCGGCAGCGATCAGAGACATCTGGTGGTGGTAGCAACGTCTGAACGCGGCCTATGCGGTGGCTTTAATACAAATATCGTTAAAGCGGCAAAAGCAAAAATTCATAGTCTGATCAGAGACGGCAAGGATGTAACAATTGTTACGATCGGTAAAAAGGGCCGTGCCGTACTTAGGCGTGAGTTTGCCAATAAAATGATTGAGCATTTTGATCTTTCTCATGTCAAGAACCTGAGATTTGATGATGCAACCCCAATTTCAACCTGGCTTATTGAAAAATATGAAGCCGGTGAATTTGATGTCTGTACTTTGTTTTTTGCCAAATTTGTCAATGTTCTTACCCAGGAAGTAACCCCATTACAATTGATACCGGCTTCAATCAATGAAGAGAGCGGTACTGATCTTGGCGGGGCCAGTTATGAGTATGAACCTGACGAGAAAGACATTCTTGAGGAACTGCTGCCACGCAATATTGCCGTGCAGTTGTTCCGTGCTTTACTTGAAAATGCCGCCAGCGAGCAGGGCTCACGTATGACAGCGATGGATAACGCGACCCGTAATGCCGGTGAAATGATAGACAGTCTACGGACAACTTATAACCGTTCACGTCAGGCTGTGATTACTAATGAACTGATTGAAATTATTTCGGGCGCGGAAGCGCTTTAA
- the atpA gene encoding F0F1 ATP synthase subunit alpha, which produces MDIRAAEISKILKEQIANFGDEAEVSEVGKVLSVGDGIARVYGLDNVQAGEMVEFPGNVRGMALNLEADNVGVVIFGSDRDIKEGDTVKRLGTIVDVPVGKGLLGRVVDALGNPIDGKGPLKDVTRQRVEVKAPGIIPRKSVHEPVQTGLKAIDALVPVGRGQRELIIGDRQTGKTAVAIDAFLNQKEINAGDDESKKLYCIYVAVGQKRSTVAQIVKTLEDRGAMEYSIVVAATASEPAPLQFLAPYTGTAMGEFFRDNSMHALIVHDDLSKQAVAYRQMSLLLRRPPGREAYPGDVFYLHSRLLERAAKMGDAAGNGSLTALPVIETQAGDVSAYIPTNVISITDGQIFLETELFYQGIRPAINVGLSVSRVGSSAQVKAMKQVSGTIKLELAQYREMAAFAQFGSDLDASTQQLLNRGARLTELLKQAQYSPMSVAEQVVSIFSGVNGYLDKIAVDNVTRFEAALISEMHANHKDVMDTITKEAKVSDETSTKLKDIIGKFAGNFV; this is translated from the coding sequence ATGGACATCCGTGCAGCGGAAATTTCCAAGATTTTGAAAGAACAGATTGCTAATTTCGGTGACGAAGCAGAAGTATCTGAAGTGGGTAAAGTTCTTTCAGTTGGTGACGGTATCGCCCGTGTATATGGTCTGGACAATGTGCAGGCTGGTGAAATGGTTGAATTCCCGGGCAATGTCCGCGGGATGGCTTTGAACCTTGAAGCTGATAACGTAGGTGTTGTTATTTTCGGTTCTGACCGCGATATTAAAGAAGGCGATACAGTTAAACGTCTTGGTACAATCGTGGACGTTCCGGTAGGTAAAGGGTTGCTGGGCCGCGTAGTAGACGCACTGGGTAATCCGATTGACGGAAAAGGTCCTCTTAAAGATGTTACCCGCCAACGTGTGGAAGTAAAAGCACCAGGCATTATCCCGCGTAAATCAGTGCATGAGCCGGTTCAAACAGGCCTTAAAGCGATTGATGCCCTAGTGCCAGTGGGTCGTGGACAGCGTGAGCTGATCATCGGTGACCGTCAAACAGGTAAAACCGCTGTAGCGATTGATGCTTTCCTTAATCAGAAAGAAATTAATGCCGGCGATGATGAAAGCAAAAAACTTTACTGTATTTATGTTGCGGTTGGACAGAAACGTTCAACAGTAGCACAAATTGTTAAAACGCTCGAAGACCGCGGTGCTATGGAATATTCCATTGTTGTGGCTGCGACAGCTTCTGAGCCAGCCCCGCTTCAGTTCCTTGCCCCTTATACAGGAACGGCAATGGGTGAATTTTTCCGTGATAACTCAATGCATGCACTCATTGTACATGATGATCTTTCAAAACAGGCTGTGGCTTATCGTCAGATGTCACTGCTTCTTCGTCGTCCTCCTGGACGTGAAGCTTATCCTGGTGACGTTTTCTATCTTCACTCACGTCTTCTTGAACGTGCGGCGAAAATGGGTGATGCTGCCGGTAACGGGTCACTCACAGCACTTCCTGTCATTGAAACACAGGCCGGTGACGTGTCAGCCTATATTCCGACAAACGTGATTTCGATCACAGACGGTCAGATCTTCCTGGAAACAGAATTGTTCTATCAGGGTATTCGTCCTGCGATTAACGTGGGTCTGTCCGTGTCCCGTGTGGGATCATCAGCTCAGGTTAAAGCGATGAAGCAGGTATCCGGTACTATTAAACTTGAACTTGCCCAATACCGTGAAATGGCCGCTTTTGCCCAGTTTGGTTCAGACCTTGATGCGTCAACTCAACAGCTTCTTAACCGTGGTGCCCGTCTGACAGAACTTCTGAAACAGGCACAATATTCACCTATGTCAGTTGCTGAACAGGTTGTATCCATTTTCTCAGGTGTGAATGGCTATCTTGATAAAATTGCGGTGGATAATGTTACCCGCTTTGAAGCAGCTCTGATTTCAGAAATGCATGCAAATCATAAGGATGTAATGGATACCATTACCAAAGAAGCAAAAGTTTCTGATGAAACATCAACGAAACTGAAAGACATTATCGGCAAATTTGCAGGTAATTTCGTATAA
- a CDS encoding F0F1 ATP synthase subunit delta, with the protein MSSEIADKIASEKLSLSGLAGRYAVALFELAEEKKKLDSVAEELASLEALLKESKELQLLTTSPVVSRANQASAMAAMVKAAGFSKTVENFIGVVVANRRLDQLANIINVFNRIVSHHRGEVNASVVTAHKLDKKQLDALSAKLKSMVGSDVNVETKVDETLLGGMVVRIGSRMIDSSLKTKLANLEATMKEVG; encoded by the coding sequence GTGTCATCTGAAATTGCAGATAAAATTGCTTCAGAAAAATTATCGTTATCCGGTCTGGCGGGACGCTATGCCGTTGCGTTATTTGAACTGGCAGAAGAGAAGAAAAAACTGGACAGCGTGGCAGAAGAGCTTGCCTCCCTTGAAGCATTGCTAAAAGAAAGCAAAGAGCTTCAATTGCTGACGACAAGTCCTGTTGTTTCCCGTGCCAATCAGGCATCTGCAATGGCCGCCATGGTGAAAGCGGCAGGTTTTTCAAAAACGGTTGAAAATTTTATAGGTGTTGTTGTCGCTAATCGCCGTCTTGATCAGCTGGCGAATATCATAAATGTATTTAACAGAATAGTCAGTCATCACCGTGGTGAAGTAAATGCTTCTGTGGTGACAGCACATAAACTGGACAAAAAACAGCTTGATGCGTTAAGTGCCAAGCTAAAATCAATGGTGGGAAGTGATGTAAATGTGGAAACCAAAGTCGATGAAACCCTGCTTGGTGGCATGGTGGTTCGTATTGGTTCCCGTATGATTGATTCATCACTTAAAACAAAACTTGCTAATCTTGAAGCAACAATGAAAGAGGTTGGATAA